In a genomic window of Gloeothece verrucosa PCC 7822:
- a CDS encoding fasciclin domain-containing protein, translated as MPDLLDTAINAGCFTTLVDAINAASMAQALKTEGPFTVFAPTDEAFSKLPSGTVETLLENIPDLIAILRYHIIPDQIILAADIPQNQSLETSEGSSVKIQVSDDSIHINEAKVINTDVKADNGVIHVIDSVIIPQSMGKLLALN; from the coding sequence ATGCCTGATTTGTTAGATACTGCTATCAATGCCGGTTGTTTTACCACTTTAGTCGATGCCATTAATGCGGCTAGTATGGCACAAGCATTAAAAACCGAAGGCCCCTTTACTGTTTTTGCTCCAACCGATGAAGCCTTTTCTAAGTTACCATCAGGAACAGTAGAAACCTTGCTAGAAAATATTCCTGATTTAATCGCCATTTTGAGATATCATATCATTCCTGATCAAATAATCCTGGCAGCAGATATCCCTCAAAATCAATCTCTGGAAACTTCAGAAGGTTCATCAGTAAAAATCCAAGTCTCAGATGATAGTATTCACATCAATGAGGCTAAAGTTATTAACACAGATGTTAAAGCAGATAATGGAGTTATTCATGTCATTGACAGCGTTATTATTCCTCAATCAATGGGAAAACTTTTAGCTTTGAATTAA
- a CDS encoding Gfo/Idh/MocA family protein: protein MPLSNISDSNANNKRKIRYAIVGVGWFAQAATLPSFVHAENSEVVAFVSDDPAKKDELAQHYGVKLTYSYDEYEKCLSSGEIDAVYIALPNHLHCEYTVRAANQGIHILCEKPMALNEDECQQMIEACKNNNVKLMIAYRLHFEEGNLQAIKTAQSGEIGEVRIFNSVFTQQVTPGNIRLQKAKGGGTLYDIGIYCINAARYLFRSEPIEVFVTSATKKNDERFSEVSEMTSAILRFPEERLATFTCSFGAASVSSYHLVGTIGDLRVDPAYPWKGEIKHYLTIEDKKQERSFESRDQLAAELLYFSDCILQNKDPEPSGIEGLNDVRIINALHRSLETGNVVQLGHLDYHQRPTVEQSIQLPPHQKGPDLVDATPASQ from the coding sequence ATGCCCTTATCTAATATTTCTGATTCTAATGCAAATAACAAACGAAAAATCCGTTATGCTATTGTGGGGGTAGGGTGGTTTGCTCAAGCCGCCACTTTACCGTCTTTTGTTCATGCAGAAAATTCTGAAGTTGTTGCTTTTGTTTCTGATGATCCTGCTAAAAAAGACGAACTTGCCCAACATTATGGGGTTAAGCTTACTTATTCTTATGACGAATATGAAAAATGTTTAAGTAGCGGTGAAATTGATGCCGTTTATATTGCTTTGCCCAACCATTTACACTGTGAATATACAGTCAGAGCGGCTAATCAAGGAATTCACATCTTATGTGAAAAACCGATGGCATTAAATGAAGATGAATGTCAACAAATGATCGAGGCTTGTAAAAATAATAATGTTAAGCTAATGATTGCTTATCGTTTACATTTTGAAGAAGGGAATTTACAAGCCATTAAAACAGCACAGTCAGGAGAAATTGGCGAAGTGCGTATTTTCAACTCGGTATTTACCCAACAAGTAACACCGGGTAATATCCGATTACAAAAAGCCAAAGGAGGAGGCACACTTTATGATATCGGTATCTACTGTATTAACGCAGCGCGTTATTTATTTCGCTCTGAACCGATAGAAGTATTTGTAACCAGTGCTACTAAAAAAAATGATGAGCGCTTTAGCGAAGTTTCAGAGATGACCAGTGCTATTTTACGCTTTCCAGAGGAACGACTGGCGACATTTACCTGTAGTTTTGGAGCCGCTAGTGTTTCTAGTTATCATCTTGTTGGTACAATCGGAGATTTACGAGTAGATCCTGCTTATCCTTGGAAGGGAGAAATTAAGCATTATTTAACTATTGAAGACAAAAAGCAAGAACGTTCTTTTGAATCACGAGATCAACTAGCGGCTGAATTGCTTTATTTTTCTGACTGTATTTTGCAAAATAAAGACCCAGAACCCTCGGGAATAGAAGGATTAAATGACGTTCGTATTATTAATGCCCTTCACCGTTCTTTAGAAACTGGTAATGTTGTTCAATTAGGTCATTTAGATTATCACCAACGGCCTACAGTTGAACAATCTATTCAACTTCCCCCACATCAAAAAGGCCCGGACCTTGTTGATGCGACTCCAGCTAGTCAATAA
- a CDS encoding glycoside hydrolase family 15 protein, whose translation MDIKLINNTNQKSKLFFSPIEDYGIIGNCHTAALINSQGSIDWLCLPRFDSPSIFARILDLEKGGFWSIQPIEPFESEHKYFDHTNVLKTRFTCSTGCFSLMDFMDITNPEIEQDLAAPGRLIRIVEGIEGAVEIISICTPRPNYGQTIPNFTHLGTEVKFGKFILTAPKELQIDEQNNSLICSFILNAGEQLAFTLMTENDSDLPSLEPATALSSTITFWQNWANQCTYQGPYRDQVIRSTLTLKLMTYEPSGAIVAAPTTSLPETIGGERNWDYRFTWIRDASFTLYALLLAGYFDYQQPFFNWIVRTAKVEKTGIKILYPITAEGQIIEQTLDYLQGYRNSRPVRIGNQAVEQIQMDVYGEVMSALHFAWKAGKYDPSPIWDEVYSMLDWVADHWREPDSGIWEVRGGVRHFVYGKVMSWLALDSGIDIAQTLHLKGDIERWCQERDNIRAEVLEKGWSDKLKAFKQSYEEENLDAANLLLPVFGFIDGRDPRMESTINQTLKYLVKNGLCYRYLNAPEGIKGQESTFVLCTFWLINALILAGRLEEAQQWFETLLAKSTPLGLFAEEIDAETGAHLGNFPQAFSHIGVINVAVSLAHAKQTGTVECHHANAANAAGRGGGGFQCK comes from the coding sequence ATGGATATTAAACTAATAAACAACACCAACCAAAAATCAAAATTATTTTTTTCTCCCATTGAAGATTACGGAATTATTGGAAATTGCCATACGGCTGCATTAATTAATAGCCAGGGATCTATAGATTGGCTTTGTTTACCTCGCTTTGACTCGCCTTCAATTTTTGCCAGAATTTTAGATTTAGAAAAGGGGGGATTTTGGAGTATTCAACCGATAGAACCTTTTGAAAGTGAACATAAATATTTTGATCACACTAACGTATTAAAGACAAGGTTTACTTGTTCCACTGGATGTTTTTCTTTAATGGATTTCATGGATATCACTAATCCAGAAATAGAGCAAGATTTAGCCGCACCCGGGCGATTAATTAGAATTGTTGAAGGGATAGAGGGCGCAGTTGAGATAATTAGTATTTGTACTCCTCGTCCAAATTATGGACAAACAATTCCTAATTTTACCCATTTGGGAACTGAAGTAAAATTTGGTAAATTTATCTTAACAGCACCGAAAGAGTTGCAAATAGACGAGCAAAATAATAGCTTAATTTGTTCTTTCATCCTCAATGCTGGAGAACAACTAGCTTTTACTTTAATGACAGAAAACGATTCAGATTTACCATCACTGGAGCCGGCAACCGCTTTAAGTTCAACTATTACATTTTGGCAAAATTGGGCTAATCAATGTACTTATCAAGGTCCTTATCGAGATCAAGTAATTCGCAGCACTCTTACGTTAAAATTAATGACTTATGAACCTTCAGGAGCCATTGTAGCAGCACCGACCACTTCATTACCTGAGACTATAGGAGGAGAGAGAAATTGGGACTATCGTTTTACTTGGATTAGGGATGCTTCTTTTACTCTTTATGCACTACTTTTAGCTGGATATTTTGACTATCAACAGCCGTTTTTTAACTGGATAGTTCGCACTGCTAAAGTGGAAAAAACCGGGATCAAAATTCTTTACCCTATTACTGCTGAAGGTCAAATTATTGAGCAAACTTTAGATTATTTACAAGGATATCGTAACTCTCGCCCAGTACGCATTGGCAATCAAGCGGTAGAACAGATTCAAATGGATGTTTATGGCGAGGTAATGAGTGCCCTTCATTTTGCTTGGAAAGCCGGAAAATATGATCCGTCGCCCATTTGGGATGAAGTTTATTCTATGTTAGACTGGGTTGCTGATCATTGGCGTGAACCCGATAGCGGCATTTGGGAAGTTCGCGGAGGGGTGAGACATTTTGTTTATGGTAAAGTAATGTCATGGTTGGCACTGGATAGCGGCATTGATATTGCTCAAACCTTGCATTTAAAAGGAGATATTGAGCGATGGTGTCAAGAAAGAGATAACATTCGAGCCGAAGTATTAGAAAAAGGATGGAGCGACAAATTAAAAGCTTTTAAACAATCTTATGAAGAGGAAAACCTCGATGCCGCGAATTTATTGTTACCAGTTTTTGGCTTTATCGATGGGCGTGATCCTCGAATGGAATCTACGATTAATCAAACCCTTAAATATCTCGTAAAAAATGGTTTATGTTATCGTTATCTTAATGCACCAGAAGGAATAAAAGGACAAGAGTCCACTTTTGTTTTATGTACTTTTTGGTTAATTAATGCCCTCATTTTAGCAGGACGTTTAGAAGAAGCACAGCAATGGTTTGAAACCCTACTAGCTAAAAGCACTCCTTTAGGATTATTTGCTGAAGAAATCGATGCCGAAACAGGGGCACACCTCGGCAATTTTCCTCAAGCTTTTTCTCATATTGGTGTGATTAATGTTGCCGTTTCTCTCGCTCATGCTAAACAAACAGGTACAGTTGAATGCCATCATGCTAATGCCGCTAATGCGGCTGGTAGAGGTGGCGGCGGCTTTCAATGTAAATAA
- a CDS encoding SDR family oxidoreductase yields MSYSPYLLKNQKALVTGASSGIGEAVARHLARAGASVVINYHSDAESARKIVADICNEGGQAIAIGANVASEDEVQAMFQEMYLQFGGIDILVNNAGIQKDAAFIDMSLHDWNLVIGVNLTGQFLCAREAAKEFLKRGVKPDISSAAGKIICISSVHEVIPWAGHVNYASSKGGIEMMMKSIAQELAPHKIRVNSIAPGAIKTPINKNAWDTPQAEAQLLKLIPQGRVGEPDDIGRAAVWLASDDSDYVNGATLDVDGGMTLYPGFADGG; encoded by the coding sequence ATGAGTTATTCTCCCTATTTACTTAAAAATCAAAAAGCCTTAGTGACAGGTGCTAGTTCAGGCATTGGTGAAGCAGTAGCCCGTCATTTAGCGAGAGCCGGTGCTTCAGTAGTAATCAACTATCATTCGGATGCTGAAAGCGCCCGTAAAATTGTTGCTGATATCTGTAATGAAGGCGGACAAGCCATCGCTATAGGTGCAAATGTAGCTTCTGAAGATGAAGTGCAAGCTATGTTCCAAGAAATGTATTTACAGTTTGGCGGCATTGATATTTTAGTTAATAATGCAGGAATTCAAAAAGATGCGGCTTTTATTGATATGAGTCTTCATGATTGGAATTTGGTCATAGGAGTTAACTTGACGGGACAATTTTTGTGCGCTCGCGAAGCCGCCAAAGAATTTTTAAAACGAGGAGTCAAGCCGGATATATCAAGTGCAGCCGGTAAAATTATTTGTATTAGTTCTGTTCATGAGGTTATTCCTTGGGCCGGTCATGTGAATTATGCTTCTAGTAAAGGGGGAATTGAGATGATGATGAAAAGTATCGCTCAAGAACTTGCTCCCCATAAAATACGAGTTAATAGTATTGCTCCAGGCGCTATTAAAACACCCATTAATAAAAATGCTTGGGATACTCCACAAGCTGAAGCTCAATTATTAAAATTAATTCCTCAAGGAAGAGTAGGAGAACCGGACGATATCGGTAGGGCGGCTGTATGGTTAGCTAGTGATGATTCTGACTATGTTAATGGTGCTACTCTTGATGTAGATGGTGGCATGACCTTATATCCAGGTTTTGCTGATGGAGGTTAA
- a CDS encoding VOC family protein — protein MSVLEGDNIEVKKIAAITLTVSNADYIKDFYEQALGFKCIDDIFIEGQKYSLIECISKAKIRVLTLQLGEEKIKLMHYLNDQDLPIPKDSRSNDIWFQHLAIVVKDIDLAYTHLKSFSVEHISIEPQTIPQSNEASGGVRAFKFKDPDGHNLELIWFPADKGKKKWHEHHEQLFLGIDHSAIAVSNTEQSLEFYQNLLGLKTQESSLNTGKTQARLDGLFDAQVRVTSLGTIEKGIGIELLDYIVPSDGRPRPENWTSTALGYLQLELVVNNLKTTVEQLEKKGVKFISPHLIQLKKQSNSYEQACLIQDPDGHALLLLEEKK, from the coding sequence ATGAGTGTTCTTGAGGGGGATAATATAGAAGTCAAAAAAATTGCTGCCATTACCTTAACGGTATCTAATGCCGATTATATAAAGGATTTTTATGAGCAAGCCTTGGGATTTAAATGTATTGACGATATCTTTATTGAAGGGCAAAAATACAGCCTTATTGAATGTATTTCTAAAGCTAAAATTAGGGTTTTAACTTTACAACTAGGAGAGGAAAAAATTAAATTAATGCACTATCTTAATGACCAAGATTTGCCGATTCCAAAAGATTCTCGAAGTAACGATATTTGGTTTCAACATCTGGCGATTGTGGTTAAAGATATAGACCTTGCTTATACTCATTTAAAATCGTTTTCAGTTGAGCATATTTCTATTGAACCTCAAACGATTCCCCAAAGCAATGAAGCTTCGGGAGGAGTACGCGCCTTTAAATTTAAAGACCCTGATGGTCACAATTTAGAATTAATTTGGTTTCCTGCTGATAAGGGTAAGAAGAAATGGCATGAGCATCATGAACAGTTATTTTTAGGAATAGATCACAGTGCTATTGCGGTTTCTAATACGGAACAAAGTCTTGAATTTTACCAAAATTTACTAGGTTTAAAAACTCAAGAAAGTAGCTTAAATACAGGAAAAACTCAAGCTCGACTTGACGGTTTATTTGATGCCCAAGTACGAGTTACCAGTTTGGGGACAATTGAAAAAGGTATAGGAATTGAATTACTTGATTATATTGTTCCATCTGATGGTCGTCCTCGCCCGGAAAATTGGACAAGTACCGCTCTCGGTTATCTGCAATTAGAATTGGTGGTTAATAATCTTAAAACCACTGTAGAGCAATTAGAAAAAAAAGGAGTAAAGTTCATTTCTCCTCATCTTATACAGTTAAAAAAACAATCAAATTCTTATGAACAAGCTTGTTTGATCCAAGACCCTGACGGACACGCTTTATTACTTTTAGAGGAAAAAAAATAA
- a CDS encoding DUF2231 domain-containing protein, translated as MLNLRLNEVNLPYPDPIHPIIIHFVIAMVLFAFVCDIIGYFWKQNYLFEVGFWNMIVASITIFLAVIFGQFEAGLAQPYQAAQQTLNIHTLTGWILSAIVVGITAWRLGIRHHNFLKIPPIYLGVATFLVILICFQTYLGTKLVWVYGLHVEPVVEAMKEGVIQ; from the coding sequence ATGTTAAATTTACGTCTTAATGAGGTTAATTTACCTTATCCAGACCCCATCCATCCGATTATTATTCACTTTGTTATAGCGATGGTATTATTTGCTTTTGTCTGTGATATTATTGGGTATTTTTGGAAACAGAATTACCTTTTTGAGGTGGGCTTTTGGAATATGATTGTGGCTTCAATTACGATATTTTTAGCAGTGATTTTTGGCCAATTTGAGGCCGGACTCGCTCAACCTTATCAAGCCGCTCAACAAACGTTAAATATACATACTCTGACGGGTTGGATATTATCAGCAATTGTGGTGGGAATTACCGCTTGGCGTTTAGGAATTCGTCACCATAATTTTTTAAAAATACCTCCTATTTATTTAGGGGTAGCTACATTTCTAGTTATTTTAATTTGTTTTCAAACTTATTTAGGAACAAAATTGGTTTGGGTGTATGGATTGCACGTGGAACCGGTTGTAGAAGCAATGAAAGAAGGAGTGATCCAGTGA
- a CDS encoding DUF2231 domain-containing protein: protein MNVLLIEQLGLKLGENRLPYPIPIHPNLVHLTLGLFIIGIAFDFAGTLFPLEKPILKLFSIEANPSGLFDAGWFNTLAAAFITFFTVAAGFFELVLANPAVTTKSDWGLPVETTMLLHGLGGILLLMAIVLITVWRGLQRYRWRKNSSKQVHWSYLMVGIIMYILLFIHGTLGAQLGDDFGLHNTATHLVQTGKNPNEFLKSGLVN from the coding sequence GTGAATGTATTACTGATTGAACAGTTAGGTTTAAAGTTAGGAGAAAATCGATTACCCTACCCGATTCCTATTCATCCTAATTTAGTTCATTTAACATTAGGATTGTTTATTATTGGAATTGCTTTTGATTTTGCAGGAACTTTATTTCCTTTAGAAAAACCGATTCTTAAATTGTTTTCAATTGAAGCTAATCCTTCAGGTTTATTTGATGCAGGTTGGTTTAATACTTTAGCGGCTGCGTTCATAACATTTTTTACCGTAGCCGCCGGTTTTTTTGAATTGGTTTTAGCTAACCCTGCTGTTACGACAAAAAGTGATTGGGGCTTACCCGTTGAAACTACTATGCTTTTGCATGGTTTAGGGGGAATATTACTGTTAATGGCTATTGTGCTTATAACAGTTTGGAGAGGCTTGCAACGGTATCGGTGGCGCAAAAATTCTTCTAAGCAAGTTCATTGGAGTTATTTAATGGTTGGTATTATCATGTATATATTATTGTTTATTCATGGGACTTTGGGGGCACAATTGGGAGATGATTTTGGCCTTCATAACACAGCTACCCATTTAGTACAAACCGGAAAAAATCCCAATGAATTTTTAAAAAGCGGACTCGTAAATTAG
- a CDS encoding four-helix bundle copper-binding protein, translating into MMISQLTLNQVNPEMRQCIENCLDCHSVCLNTVFYCLEKGGKHSDTAHIRLMLDCAEICQISANFMLRGSDLHSRTCGICADICSRCAADCQSMGDDSQMTACADMCRRCAETCEQMSMAMR; encoded by the coding sequence ATGATGATTTCTCAACTTACATTAAATCAAGTTAATCCAGAAATGCGGCAGTGCATTGAAAACTGCTTGGACTGCCACAGTGTCTGTTTGAATACGGTTTTTTACTGTTTAGAAAAAGGAGGAAAACATTCAGATACGGCTCATATTAGGTTAATGCTAGACTGTGCAGAAATCTGTCAGATTAGTGCTAACTTTATGCTTCGTGGATCTGACCTTCATTCCCGAACTTGTGGCATTTGCGCTGACATCTGCTCTCGCTGTGCGGCTGACTGCCAGAGTATGGGTGATGATTCTCAAATGACAGCTTGTGCTGATATGTGTCGTCGTTGCGCCGAAACCTGTGAGCAGATGTCAATGGCAATGAGATAA
- a CDS encoding pentapeptide repeat-containing protein, which yields MMKTLWSKLVILTALVFCLFISAVNLPAYAFVQSNIDTLLSTKDCHNCDLVEADLHEKDLAGVKLYGADLSKAKLYGANLSGASLSGANLSGASLSGANLSGSYLQKANLKGAYLQKANLEGAALYGADLSDAVLYGANLKGAKLKGANLEGAKTKGAIFD from the coding sequence ATGATGAAAACCTTATGGAGTAAGCTAGTAATCTTGACTGCTCTTGTTTTTTGTTTATTTATTTCTGCGGTTAACTTACCGGCTTATGCCTTTGTGCAATCTAATATAGATACTCTACTGAGTACCAAAGATTGTCATAACTGCGATTTAGTGGAAGCTGACTTGCATGAAAAAGATTTAGCAGGGGTTAAGTTATACGGTGCAGACCTGTCTAAAGCTAAACTATATGGAGCTAATTTATCAGGGGCTAGTTTATCAGGAGCTAATTTATCAGGGGCTAGTTTATCAGGCGCTAATTTATCAGGGTCTTATCTTCAAAAAGCTAATCTCAAAGGTGCTTATTTACAGAAGGCTAATTTAGAGGGTGCTGCTCTGTATGGTGCTGATTTAAGCGACGCTGTTCTCTATGGTGCTAATCTTAAAGGGGCTAAACTTAAAGGAGCAAACCTAGAAGGCGCTAAAACTAAGGGTGCTATATTCGATTAA
- a CDS encoding SDR family oxidoreductase, protein MTDNQSNLILVAGATGGVGQLTVSKLLAEGFSVRILTRNLDKAKAMFNGRVDISLGDIRKADSLPEAMSNVTHIIGCTGTTAFPSARWEFSSHENSVLEKLKRYFNPNYAKLVAANSPEKADAMGITNLVNTAPSNLKRFVLVSSIGIERRHQFPFKILNAFGVLDAKKQGEDSLIASGLPYTIIRPGRLIDGPYTSADLNTLLKATSNGKWGINIEQGDNLNGQTSRIDLATAIVESLHSPSTLNKTFALINTGKRPSKIDWKNLFLQLT, encoded by the coding sequence ATGACAGACAATCAATCTAACCTGATTTTAGTTGCTGGAGCCACTGGCGGAGTGGGACAGTTAACGGTGAGTAAATTACTTGCCGAAGGCTTTTCAGTTCGCATTCTAACTCGAAACCTCGATAAAGCTAAGGCTATGTTTAATGGGCGTGTGGATATAAGCCTAGGAGACATCAGAAAAGCCGATTCGCTGCCCGAGGCTATGTCTAATGTAACTCATATTATTGGCTGCACAGGAACAACGGCTTTTCCTTCTGCTAGATGGGAGTTTTCGAGCCATGAAAACAGCGTTTTAGAAAAGTTAAAACGTTATTTTAATCCTAATTATGCTAAATTAGTTGCGGCTAACAGCCCCGAGAAAGCTGATGCTATGGGCATTACAAATCTGGTTAATACTGCACCATCTAATTTAAAACGTTTTGTTCTAGTTTCTTCTATAGGCATTGAACGTCGTCATCAATTTCCCTTTAAAATTTTGAATGCCTTTGGGGTTCTTGATGCTAAAAAACAAGGAGAAGATAGCTTGATAGCATCTGGACTTCCTTACACAATTATTCGCCCCGGCAGATTGATTGATGGTCCCTATACTTCCGCCGACCTCAATACTTTATTAAAAGCAACCAGTAACGGAAAATGGGGGATAAATATCGAACAAGGAGATAATTTAAATGGTCAAACCAGTCGTATTGATTTAGCAACGGCTATTGTAGAAAGTCTTCATTCTCCCTCTACTCTTAATAAAACTTTTGCGTTAATTAATACTGGAAAACGCCCATCGAAAATTGACTGGAAAAACCTTTTTTTACAATTAACTTAA
- a CDS encoding Rieske (2Fe-2S) protein: MNYSNSTDFLVRAALYEEVKSAGSLLVRLQNLTISLWIENGKIYALDNRCPHMGFPLHGSPCKDGIVTCPWHYARFDAASGGTFDSWADDVRAFPVKVIDGEVWVNLAASFEPIEHQRQRLTDGLQQGISLVIAKSTLALLQLNISPVEPFQKGLRFGTRYNQAGWGSGLSILTCLMNLLPYLDEIDKPLALYQGLSAVANDSTDTPPRWGVHPLPHQPALGEESNLVERFKRWFRSFIEVRNAEAAERTLVSAITAGINPLEIADILFSAATDHRYLDVGHTVDFINKALEALDINGWQDAELVLGSLVSGLANASRMEESNAWRYPVDLAAMLPVAFDSLPSVLEKGQSKRGQWSGQEKLVSILLEDDPQKIIDALLNALSCGCTEEQLAGVVAYAASLRIAQFNLNNEFSDWDSAHHSFTFAHAVHQGLRRVNSIELLRAVFDAAMSIYLNRFLNIPPARLPSVKESDLKPDELLKQLPELFDRQQQVSQAAHLVASYLYQKGDAKKLMAMLGKLMLRENRDFHVIQEMEAAFKQYSFLNGSEAGIHILVAATRYLAAHAPTRRTSYQTYQIAERLSKGDRLFEAEN; this comes from the coding sequence ATGAACTACTCAAATTCTACAGATTTTCTCGTCCGTGCGGCTCTATATGAAGAAGTAAAAAGTGCTGGTAGCTTACTCGTCCGTCTCCAAAATTTAACCATCTCTCTTTGGATAGAAAATGGCAAAATATATGCCCTCGATAACCGTTGTCCTCACATGGGTTTTCCTCTTCACGGTAGTCCCTGTAAAGATGGAATTGTGACTTGTCCCTGGCATTATGCCCGCTTCGATGCCGCTAGTGGCGGAACGTTTGATTCTTGGGCTGACGATGTTCGAGCTTTTCCAGTTAAAGTTATTGATGGTGAAGTCTGGGTTAATTTAGCCGCCTCCTTCGAGCCAATCGAACACCAACGTCAACGACTGACTGATGGACTACAACAAGGCATTTCTTTGGTCATTGCTAAATCTACCCTCGCTTTACTTCAGTTAAATATTAGCCCAGTAGAACCGTTTCAAAAAGGATTAAGGTTTGGGACTCGATATAATCAAGCTGGTTGGGGAAGCGGTTTATCAATTCTGACTTGTTTAATGAATTTGTTGCCCTATTTAGATGAGATAGATAAACCTCTCGCTCTTTATCAAGGACTTTCTGCCGTAGCCAATGATAGCACAGATACACCGCCACGTTGGGGAGTACATCCTTTACCCCATCAGCCGGCTTTAGGGGAAGAATCAAATTTAGTAGAGCGTTTTAAACGCTGGTTTCGCTCGTTTATAGAAGTTAGAAATGCCGAAGCCGCCGAACGGACTTTAGTCTCTGCTATCACTGCTGGAATTAACCCTCTAGAAATTGCAGATATTCTTTTTAGTGCCGCTACTGACCATCGTTATTTAGATGTGGGTCATACAGTAGATTTTATTAATAAAGCCTTAGAAGCGCTTGATATTAATGGTTGGCAGGACGCAGAATTAGTTTTAGGAAGTTTAGTGTCTGGTTTAGCCAATGCTTCCCGAATGGAAGAGTCTAATGCTTGGCGTTATCCCGTAGATTTAGCGGCTATGCTCCCTGTGGCTTTTGATTCATTACCAAGCGTGTTAGAAAAAGGCCAATCAAAAAGGGGCCAATGGTCAGGTCAAGAAAAATTAGTGTCTATTCTTCTAGAAGATGACCCCCAAAAAATTATTGATGCTCTTTTGAATGCACTTTCGTGCGGCTGTACAGAGGAACAATTAGCGGGAGTTGTTGCTTATGCCGCTTCATTAAGAATTGCTCAATTTAACCTCAATAATGAATTTAGCGACTGGGATAGTGCCCATCATAGTTTTACCTTTGCTCATGCTGTCCATCAAGGTTTAAGACGAGTAAATTCTATAGAATTGTTACGGGCTGTTTTTGATGCGGCGATGAGTATATATCTCAATCGGTTTTTAAATATTCCACCTGCTAGGTTACCTTCTGTTAAAGAATCAGACCTCAAGCCGGATGAATTACTTAAACAATTACCAGAGTTATTTGACCGCCAACAACAAGTTAGTCAAGCGGCGCATTTAGTCGCTTCTTATCTTTATCAAAAAGGTGATGCTAAAAAATTAATGGCTATGTTAGGCAAGTTAATGTTAAGAGAAAATCGAGATTTTCATGTTATTCAAGAAATGGAAGCGGCTTTTAAACAATATTCTTTTTTAAATGGTTCAGAAGCGGGGATTCACATTTTGGTGGCGGCTACTCGCTATTTAGCGGCTCATGCACCTACCCGGCGGACTTCCTACCAAACTTATCAGATTGCTGAGCGCTTGTCTAAAGGTGATCGTTTATTTGAAGCAGAGAATTAA